In the Fusobacterium sp. FSA-380-WT-3A genome, one interval contains:
- a CDS encoding DUF1385 domain-containing protein, giving the protein MNNRCRNVGGQAVIEGVMMRNGSLIATAVRRPNGEIVYKKTNLSLKRKKLSEIPFVRGVVTLFDSLVIGMKELTFSANQSEENEEEQLTNKEAVLTTSLSLALGIGLFIVLPSIISSFLFQENKGYLNLCEGILRLVFFLLYIWGISFSDDIKRVFEYHGAEHKTIYAYENDLELTPENAKKFTTLHPRCGTSFLLTVMLIAIIVFSSIDYILPTPETLYMKILMRVFLRILLMPLIAGLSYELQRFSSKHLDNFLVRILAMPGMALQKITTKEPSIDQLEVAIVAMKISLGQEVENAIEIDK; this is encoded by the coding sequence ATGAATAATAGATGTAGAAATGTGGGAGGTCAAGCTGTAATAGAAGGGGTTATGATGAGAAATGGTTCTTTAATAGCCACTGCTGTTAGAAGACCTAATGGTGAAATTGTATATAAAAAAACCAATTTATCATTAAAAAGAAAAAAACTATCAGAAATTCCATTTGTAAGAGGAGTAGTAACATTGTTTGATTCTCTTGTAATAGGAATGAAAGAATTAACTTTTTCGGCAAATCAAAGTGAAGAAAACGAAGAAGAACAATTGACAAATAAAGAGGCTGTATTAACAACATCTCTTTCATTAGCTTTAGGAATAGGGCTTTTTATAGTTTTGCCTTCAATAATAAGTAGTTTTTTATTTCAAGAAAATAAAGGATACTTAAATTTATGTGAAGGAATATTAAGACTTGTATTCTTTTTACTTTATATTTGGGGAATTTCCTTTTCTGATGATATAAAAAGAGTTTTTGAATATCATGGAGCTGAACATAAAACTATTTATGCTTATGAAAATGATTTAGAATTAACTCCAGAAAATGCAAAAAAATTTACAACTTTACATCCAAGATGTGGAACAAGTTTTCTGTTAACTGTTATGTTAATAGCAATTATTGTATTTAGCTCTATTGATTATATATTACCAACGCCAGAAACATTATATATGAAAATATTGATGAGAGTATTTTTGAGAATACTTTTAATGCCTTTGATAGCAGGATTATCTTATGAACTTCAAAGATTTTCAAGTAAACATTTAGATAATTTTCTAGTAAGAATATTAGCGATGCCAGGGATGGCATTACAAAAAATAACAACAAAAGAACCAAGTATAGACCAATTAGAAGTAGCAATAGTGGCAATGAAAATATCTCTTGGCCAAGAGGTAGAAAATGCTATTGAAATAGATAAATAG